One part of the Olleya sp. YS genome encodes these proteins:
- a CDS encoding DUF1801 domain-containing protein, with translation MNPAEQYILKQPEPFRSILLELQMVIEAIVPEAELLYKWKIPFYYWNGIPICYLNQSKDYVDLAFWHGERLKDYRSHFVTTNRKSVTSLRYFSLEDIDDEVIIYVIKRQLEINTNPFKLILKPKKKI, from the coding sequence TTGAATCCTGCAGAACAATACATATTAAAGCAGCCAGAACCGTTTCGTTCTATTTTGTTAGAATTACAAATGGTTATTGAAGCAATTGTTCCTGAAGCAGAATTATTATACAAATGGAAAATCCCATTCTATTACTGGAATGGGATTCCTATTTGTTATTTAAACCAATCTAAAGACTATGTCGATTTAGCTTTTTGGCATGGTGAGCGATTAAAAGATTATAGATCACATTTTGTGACCACAAACCGCAAATCTGTTACCTCACTAAGGTATTTTTCTTTAGAAGATATTGATGATGAAGTTATTATTTATGTTATCAAAAGGCAATTAGAAATAAATACCAATCCTTTTAAATTAATTTTAAAGCCTAAAAAGAAAATTTGA
- a CDS encoding transcriptional regulator, with protein MSIINNINKVFDHRIRLGIMSVLMVNEYADFKTLKELLGATDGNLASHTKALEKAEYIKIEKQFIDRKPNTRYFATKLGQAEFKKHINALEKLINKQ; from the coding sequence ATGAGCATAATAAATAACATAAATAAAGTTTTTGATCACAGGATTAGATTGGGCATCATGTCTGTTTTAATGGTCAATGAGTATGCCGATTTTAAAACACTAAAAGAACTTTTAGGTGCTACAGATGGTAATTTAGCTAGTCACACTAAAGCATTAGAAAAAGCAGAATATATTAAAATTGAAAAACAATTTATAGATCGTAAACCCAACACAAGATATTTTGCAACCAAATTAGGACAAGCCGAATTTAAAAAACACATCAACGCACTTGAAAAATTAATTAATAAACAATAG
- the creD gene encoding cell envelope integrity protein CreD produces the protein MENTHSQHHINQPQQNNNKFGHWLKTSITARLLMVGFLTLILLIPLFFIQTLIDERSRRQEDVVQEINEKWGNEVLLYGPVLKIPYKTFSEKIVTNQETKKSYTETKENIYYAYFFPSDLNISSTVNPEEKERGIFKTAVYDSQINLNGQFSTPDFSIGDIKPEQILWNKAKLMVSTSNLKGVTTAKLKLNNTNYEFASTYNGKSNNYYNQVVMHTLETKVLKEFTEDSFNKNISFALDFNIKGSKQIRFIPIGKQTKASMMSNWKDASFFGEFLPFNEDKFTETGFDAKWNILDLNRPFSQQHFGALPKLDEFAFGVNFMIPVDEYTKSERSAKYGFLVIGLTFLLFFLIQTLSKINIHPFQYLMIGLALTMFYTLLVSISEHSNFLKAYLIAGVSVICLITLYSKSILSTWKFPLFIGLSLTALYTFIYVIIQLENYALIVGSIGLFIILALVMYVSRKIDWNNN, from the coding sequence ATGGAAAACACACACTCACAACACCACATCAATCAACCACAACAAAACAATAACAAATTTGGACATTGGCTTAAAACATCAATTACAGCTAGATTACTAATGGTAGGTTTTCTAACCTTAATCTTATTAATTCCGTTATTTTTTATTCAAACTTTAATTGACGAACGCTCCAGACGACAGGAAGATGTTGTGCAAGAAATTAATGAAAAATGGGGAAATGAAGTACTGTTATATGGTCCAGTTTTAAAAATTCCGTACAAAACTTTTTCAGAAAAAATAGTCACTAATCAAGAGACAAAAAAAAGCTACACAGAAACTAAGGAGAATATATATTATGCTTACTTCTTTCCTTCAGATTTAAACATATCGTCTACAGTTAATCCAGAAGAAAAAGAACGTGGTATCTTTAAAACTGCGGTTTATGATAGTCAGATAAATTTAAATGGTCAATTTAGTACTCCAGATTTTTCAATAGGAGACATTAAACCAGAGCAAATCCTTTGGAACAAAGCTAAACTTATGGTTAGTACATCAAACTTAAAAGGAGTTACTACTGCAAAACTTAAGCTTAATAATACCAATTATGAGTTTGCTTCAACCTATAACGGAAAATCTAATAACTACTATAATCAAGTAGTTATGCATACCTTAGAAACTAAGGTTTTAAAAGAATTTACAGAAGATTCTTTTAACAAAAACATATCTTTCGCTTTAGACTTTAACATAAAAGGAAGCAAGCAAATTAGATTTATTCCTATTGGTAAACAAACAAAAGCTTCTATGATGTCTAATTGGAAAGACGCTAGCTTTTTTGGAGAATTCCTACCCTTTAACGAGGATAAATTTACTGAAACAGGTTTTGATGCTAAATGGAATATTCTTGATCTTAATCGTCCATTTTCTCAGCAACATTTTGGTGCATTGCCAAAGTTAGACGAGTTTGCTTTTGGTGTTAATTTTATGATTCCTGTTGACGAATACACAAAAAGTGAACGTTCAGCAAAATATGGCTTTCTAGTTATTGGACTAACCTTTTTGTTATTCTTTTTAATACAAACACTAAGTAAGATTAATATTCATCCTTTCCAGTATTTAATGATTGGTTTGGCGTTAACCATGTTTTACACACTATTAGTGTCTATTAGTGAGCATAGCAACTTTTTAAAGGCTTATTTAATTGCTGGTGTATCTGTAATTTGCTTAATTACACTCTACTCAAAATCTATATTAAGCACCTGGAAGTTCCCTCTATTTATTGGCCTCTCCTTAACTGCTTTATACACCTTTATTTACGTTATTATTCAGTTAGAAAATTACGCCTTAATCGTGGGAAGTATTGGTTTATTTATCATACTAGCACTAGTTATGTATGTGTCAAGAAAAATAGATTGGAACAATAATTAA
- a CDS encoding DUF2809 domain-containing protein, with protein MKISINTLYLKLTGIVLLIEIAIALFLKEGFIRFTVGDFLASILVYTLLRSFLKIKHIYIAIIALVISFSIEFLQMFNFLDYLGVRGNSIIAILLGSHFSIEDLIAYALGVITIFIIDLKYMTHEDH; from the coding sequence ATGAAAATAAGTATCAACACCCTTTACCTTAAACTAACAGGTATAGTATTACTAATAGAAATAGCTATTGCACTTTTTTTAAAAGAAGGGTTTATCCGCTTTACTGTTGGCGATTTTTTAGCTTCAATTTTGGTGTACACATTGCTAAGAAGTTTTTTAAAAATAAAACACATTTACATTGCTATAATAGCTTTAGTAATTTCTTTTTCCATAGAATTTTTACAGATGTTTAATTTCTTAGACTATTTAGGTGTTAGAGGAAACAGCATTATTGCCATATTACTAGGTAGCCATTTTAGCATAGAAGATTTAATTGCTTACGCATTAGGCGTGATTACCATTTTTATAATTGATTTAAAATACATGACACATGAAGACCATTAA
- a CDS encoding DUF1361 domain-containing protein — MKTIKTYLKTEFKIISILSMLSAFSIILLMVRMKLTQSYYYLFLVWNLFLAGIPYLLSSYLSTLHKPNTFYVFAVSFAWLLFLPNAPYIITDLFHLQYSNQHLIWLDTLVIAAFAITGMLLFFKSVVSMETIFKTNFNNRIINYSKPILFILVGFGVYLGRFLRFNSWEIINKPISIFETIFEITLNPSIHQSAWLFTVVFGLFLWVGYIVFKQFTTIKA, encoded by the coding sequence ATGAAGACCATTAAAACCTATTTAAAAACCGAATTTAAAATCATTTCCATTCTATCCATGCTTTCAGCATTCAGTATTATTTTATTGATGGTTAGAATGAAATTGACACAGTCCTACTACTATTTATTTTTAGTCTGGAATTTATTTTTAGCAGGAATACCATACCTTTTAAGCTCTTATTTGAGCACACTCCATAAACCCAATACGTTCTATGTGTTTGCAGTTAGTTTTGCTTGGTTACTCTTTTTACCTAATGCACCTTATATTATTACAGACTTATTTCATTTACAATATAGTAACCAGCACTTAATTTGGTTAGACACTTTAGTTATTGCTGCTTTTGCAATAACTGGAATGCTACTGTTTTTTAAATCGGTTGTATCAATGGAAACCATCTTTAAGACTAATTTTAATAATCGCATTATAAATTACAGTAAACCTATATTATTTATTCTTGTTGGTTTTGGTGTCTATTTGGGACGTTTTTTACGCTTTAATTCTTGGGAGATTATCAATAAACCAATAAGCATTTTTGAAACTATTTTTGAGATTACGTTAAATCCAAGCATACACCAAAGTGCTTGGTTATTTACAGTTGTCTTTGGATTGTTTTTATGGGTTGGCTATATAGTGTTTAAACAATTTACTACAATCAAAGCATAA
- a CDS encoding NAD(P)-dependent oxidoreductase: protein MKFAIIKERKNPPDRRVVFSPDDLKKLQADFSQAEVIVETSDIRVFNDADYKKLGFQVSENVSDAEVMFGVKEVPIEALIPNKKYFFFSHTIKKQPYNRKLLQAILEKNIELYDHETIVKQNGARLIGFGRYAGLVGAYNGFRALGLRDRLFNLPKVETLDDLDHVKQELDKITIPNIKILLSGTGKVAKGAKEILDHLKIKEVSDALYLTTEFSEPVYCMVDVMEYNKRKDGKVGNKYAFYKDPSNYESNFMPYAKQTDFFIAGHFYGDGAPYLFTREDAKHPEFRINLVADISCDIDGPVASTIRPSTIADPFYGYHPETEHEVAYNHKDAITVMAVDNLPCELPKDASEGFGDMFLKHVIPAFFNNDADGVLKRAKMTENGQLTKRFSYLQDYVNGKE from the coding sequence ATGAAATTCGCCATTATAAAAGAACGTAAAAATCCACCAGATAGACGTGTTGTATTCTCACCTGACGATTTAAAAAAGCTACAAGCTGATTTTTCTCAAGCTGAAGTTATTGTGGAAACTTCTGATATTCGCGTATTTAATGATGCCGACTATAAAAAATTAGGTTTTCAAGTGTCAGAAAATGTTTCTGATGCAGAGGTTATGTTTGGCGTAAAAGAAGTGCCTATTGAGGCACTGATTCCAAATAAAAAATACTTTTTCTTTAGCCATACCATTAAAAAACAACCTTACAATCGTAAGTTGTTGCAAGCCATCTTAGAAAAAAATATTGAATTATATGATCATGAAACCATTGTTAAACAAAATGGTGCCAGACTTATAGGTTTTGGTCGTTATGCTGGATTAGTAGGTGCATATAATGGATTTAGAGCTTTGGGTTTACGAGACAGATTATTCAATTTGCCTAAAGTAGAAACGTTAGACGATTTAGATCATGTTAAGCAGGAATTAGACAAAATCACTATTCCTAATATTAAGATATTACTGTCAGGTACTGGAAAAGTAGCAAAAGGCGCCAAAGAAATTTTAGATCACTTAAAAATTAAAGAAGTTAGTGATGCCTTGTATTTGACTACTGAATTTTCAGAACCTGTGTATTGCATGGTTGATGTCATGGAATATAATAAACGTAAGGATGGTAAAGTTGGCAATAAGTATGCGTTCTACAAAGATCCAAGTAATTACGAAAGTAATTTTATGCCTTACGCAAAACAAACCGATTTTTTTATAGCAGGACACTTCTACGGAGATGGAGCACCTTATTTATTTACCAGAGAAGATGCTAAGCATCCAGAATTTAGAATCAATTTAGTAGCGGATATCTCTTGCGATATTGATGGACCTGTAGCTAGTACCATAAGACCGTCGACCATTGCAGATCCTTTTTATGGCTATCATCCTGAAACAGAACATGAGGTTGCTTATAACCATAAAGATGCTATAACGGTTATGGCAGTAGATAACCTACCATGCGAATTACCAAAAGATGCAAGTGAAGGCTTTGGAGATATGTTTTTAAAACATGTCATTCCTGCTTTTTTTAATAATGATGCGGATGGTGTTTTAAAACGTGCTAAAATGACCGAAAATGGTCAATTAACTAAGCGTTTTAGCTATTTGCAAGATTATGTAAACGGAAAAGAGTAA
- a CDS encoding DUF2945 domain-containing protein: MIQKGTKVLWKWGNGTAQGKVQETYTDKVTKTIKGTEVTRDGESGNKALYIKQDDGDYVLKSESEVQRVD, encoded by the coding sequence ATGATACAAAAAGGAACAAAAGTACTATGGAAATGGGGTAATGGAACTGCACAAGGAAAAGTCCAAGAAACCTACACTGATAAAGTGACAAAAACAATTAAAGGTACCGAAGTTACTAGAGATGGTGAGTCAGGAAACAAAGCCCTTTACATTAAACAAGATGATGGAGATTATGTTTTAAAAAGCGAAAGTGAAGTGCAACGTGTAGACTAA
- a CDS encoding nitroreductase family protein, with protein MEKTVTEAIKYRRSTRVYKKIDIDTEQVKQCLYNASLAPTSSNLQLWEFYHVTNKKTLKQIAEACFNQSAAKTANQIVVVVTRKDLWKQRAKANIQFLNSVYNKPDLSDKDLKRKKMATNYYKKLIPTIYTDFLGILGFTKYIIFQIVGIFKPIYRQTRLSDMRIVAHKSAGLAAQNFMISMAAVGYDTCPMEGSDTLRVKKILNLPSGSEINMVIGCGIREESGIYGPRFRIPFEEVYKEV; from the coding sequence ATGGAAAAAACAGTTACAGAAGCCATTAAGTACCGACGCTCTACTAGGGTTTACAAAAAAATAGACATAGATACAGAACAAGTAAAGCAATGTTTATACAATGCTTCGTTAGCACCAACAAGCAGTAATTTACAGCTTTGGGAATTTTATCATGTTACTAATAAAAAAACTTTAAAGCAAATTGCAGAAGCATGCTTTAATCAAAGTGCTGCAAAAACGGCTAATCAAATAGTTGTAGTTGTTACTAGAAAAGATTTATGGAAACAACGTGCTAAAGCCAATATTCAGTTTTTAAATAGTGTATACAATAAGCCAGATTTATCTGATAAAGACTTAAAAAGAAAAAAAATGGCAACAAATTACTATAAAAAATTAATTCCGACTATTTACACGGATTTTTTAGGAATTCTTGGTTTTACAAAATATATAATTTTTCAAATTGTTGGTATTTTTAAACCAATATACAGACAAACCAGATTAAGTGATATGCGAATTGTTGCTCATAAAAGCGCAGGTTTAGCAGCTCAAAATTTTATGATTAGTATGGCAGCTGTTGGGTATGATACTTGCCCTATGGAAGGAAGCGATACGTTACGCGTAAAAAAAATACTTAATTTACCGTCTGGTTCTGAAATAAATATGGTTATTGGTTGCGGAATTAGAGAGGAGTCTGGTATTTATGGCCCACGTTTTAGAATACCTTTTGAGGAAGTTTATAAAGAGGTTTAA
- a CDS encoding rhodanese-like domain-containing protein, whose protein sequence is MKTSSILLSFLLVIVLISCKPQIESETKVVSPEEMQTLLQLDNVQLVDVRSPEEYQSGYIAEAQNIDFMSPTFEDDIKTLNKEKPVLLYCQKGGRSAKCAEKMKNLGFKKIYDLEGGFSKWKHEGYKYVK, encoded by the coding sequence ATGAAAACATCATCAATCTTATTAAGCTTTTTACTAGTAATAGTATTAATAAGTTGTAAACCACAAATAGAGAGTGAGACTAAAGTAGTTTCTCCAGAAGAGATGCAAACTCTTTTACAATTAGATAATGTACAATTAGTAGATGTAAGATCGCCAGAGGAGTATCAATCTGGTTATATTGCTGAAGCCCAAAATATAGATTTTATGTCTCCAACTTTCGAAGATGACATAAAAACATTAAACAAAGAAAAACCTGTGCTTTTGTATTGTCAAAAAGGTGGTAGAAGTGCTAAATGCGCTGAAAAGATGAAAAATTTAGGGTTTAAAAAAATATATGATTTAGAAGGTGGCTTTTCCAAATGGAAACATGAAGGTTATAAGTACGTCAAGTAG
- a CDS encoding rhodanese-like domain-containing protein, whose translation MADLTQEDWVNQLKNDDNAIILDVRTEDEVAEGKIPNALHIDIYKGQGFIYEVEELDKSKNMYVYCKAGGRSAQACAIMNQLGFENTYNLLGGFSEWTGEVE comes from the coding sequence ATGGCAGATTTAACACAAGAAGATTGGGTAAATCAATTAAAAAATGATGATAATGCAATCATCCTAGATGTAAGAACAGAGGATGAAGTAGCAGAAGGAAAAATACCAAATGCTTTGCATATTGATATTTATAAAGGTCAAGGATTTATATATGAAGTAGAAGAATTAGATAAATCTAAAAACATGTATGTCTACTGTAAAGCAGGAGGACGAAGTGCTCAAGCATGTGCAATTATGAATCAATTAGGCTTTGAAAACACTTATAATCTTTTAGGAGGATTTAGTGAGTGGACAGGAGAAGTTGAATAA
- a CDS encoding thioredoxin family protein, giving the protein MKKTLKITAVMLLLIVVSAFTTKTNIESQGYKIGDDATDFELENIDGKMVSLSDFKEAKGFIVVFTCNTCPYAVAYEDRIEALNKKYADIGYPVIAIMPNNTQVKPGDNMEAMQERAKEKGFTFPYLMDEGQKIYPQYGATKTPHVYILEKYDEKNIVKYIGAIDDNFQDESAVKIKYVENAVNALLSGKDIEVKETRAIGCSIKV; this is encoded by the coding sequence ATGAAAAAAACACTAAAAATTACAGCAGTAATGTTATTACTAATTGTAGTAAGCGCATTTACAACCAAAACAAATATTGAATCTCAAGGTTATAAAATTGGTGATGATGCTACCGATTTTGAATTAGAAAATATCGATGGAAAAATGGTGTCTTTATCAGATTTTAAAGAGGCTAAAGGCTTTATAGTTGTTTTTACTTGTAACACTTGTCCTTATGCAGTAGCCTATGAGGATAGGATTGAAGCATTAAACAAAAAATATGCAGATATAGGGTATCCAGTAATAGCTATTATGCCTAATAATACTCAGGTTAAACCAGGTGACAATATGGAAGCTATGCAGGAGAGAGCGAAGGAAAAAGGATTTACTTTCCCATATTTAATGGACGAAGGACAAAAAATTTACCCTCAATATGGTGCAACTAAAACACCACACGTTTACATTCTAGAAAAATATGACGAAAAAAATATCGTGAAGTACATTGGCGCAATAGATGATAATTTCCAAGATGAATCAGCTGTTAAAATAAAATATGTTGAAAATGCAGTAAACGCACTATTAAGCGGAAAAGATATTGAAGTTAAAGAAACTAGAGCTATAGGTTGTTCTATAAAAGTATAA
- a CDS encoding TlpA disulfide reductase family protein has product MKFILLISFLLLTPLGNNIGNSNSTVKESTTFYSDALKIFNFNELEVYLAAKDNSKTYVVNFWATWCAPCVKELPYFEKLNKDYANKKVEVILVSLDFPKHLETKLKPFLAKHKLKSEVILLNDVDSNTWIPKVDKDWSGAIPATIIYNQKKTLFYEHSFEYEELETELKQFLN; this is encoded by the coding sequence ATGAAGTTTATTTTACTAATATCGTTTTTACTTTTAACGCCTTTAGGTAATAACATTGGCAACTCTAATTCTACAGTAAAAGAATCTACTACTTTCTATTCTGATGCATTAAAAATTTTCAATTTTAACGAGTTAGAAGTTTACTTGGCAGCTAAAGATAATAGTAAAACTTACGTCGTTAATTTTTGGGCCACTTGGTGTGCACCATGTGTCAAAGAATTACCTTATTTTGAAAAATTGAACAAAGACTATGCTAATAAAAAAGTTGAAGTTATTTTAGTAAGTTTAGATTTTCCAAAGCATTTAGAAACTAAGCTAAAACCATTTTTGGCAAAGCACAAACTTAAAAGTGAAGTCATACTACTAAATGACGTAGACTCTAATACGTGGATTCCAAAAGTTGACAAAGACTGGTCAGGAGCTATTCCTGCTACAATAATATATAATCAAAAGAAAACATTATTTTACGAACACTCTTTTGAATATGAAGAATTAGAAACCGAATTAAAACAATTTTTAAATTAA
- a CDS encoding anthranilate synthase component I family protein, with product MKTFSLYTHYKKILADTITPVSIYLKIRDKYPNSILLESSDYHANDNSFSYICFNPIASIKVDDKAITQTFPDGSVMKNKVRNVTKMIHKFTKRFKVNSEDFKFINNGIFGYTAYDAVKHFEDIDISKKPNSLDIPDIYYAVYQNIIAINHFKNEAYIFAHCFETENNIEEVLQLIQSKNFASYDFKTNSEIESNLTDDEYKQQVVLAKQHCARGDVFQLVLSKKFSQAFKGDEFNVYRSLRSINPSPYLFYFDYGNFKIFGSSPEAQLVVNKGRAEIHPIAGTFKRTGNDEKDTELAKQLAADEKENAEHVMLVDLARNDLSRHGSQVKVVTYREAQFFSHVIHLVSKVTGKVYKDVPTMQVVADTFPAGTLSGAPKHRAMQLIEKYEKTSRTFYGGAIGFMDFEGNYNHAIMIRTFMSKNHKLHWQAGAGLVSKSDPEDELQEVYNKLGALTKAIELAKNI from the coding sequence ATGAAAACATTTAGTTTATATACACATTACAAAAAAATATTAGCAGATACCATTACACCTGTTAGCATTTACCTTAAAATAAGGGATAAATATCCTAACAGTATTCTATTAGAAAGTAGCGATTATCATGCTAACGACAATAGCTTCTCATACATCTGTTTTAATCCTATTGCCTCTATTAAAGTAGATGATAAAGCCATTACACAAACGTTTCCTGATGGAAGTGTAATGAAGAACAAAGTGCGTAATGTCACTAAAATGATTCATAAATTTACTAAACGATTTAAAGTAAATTCTGAAGATTTTAAATTTATTAATAACGGAATTTTTGGGTACACCGCTTATGATGCGGTCAAACATTTTGAAGACATTGACATTTCAAAAAAACCTAACTCTTTAGACATACCAGATATTTATTATGCTGTATATCAGAATATTATTGCAATAAACCATTTTAAAAATGAAGCTTATATTTTTGCACATTGCTTTGAAACCGAAAATAATATTGAAGAAGTCTTACAACTGATTCAATCTAAAAACTTTGCGTCTTATGATTTTAAAACTAACTCTGAAATTGAATCAAACTTAACAGATGATGAATATAAACAACAAGTTGTATTAGCAAAGCAACATTGTGCCAGAGGTGATGTGTTTCAATTAGTACTATCAAAAAAATTTTCACAAGCGTTTAAAGGCGACGAGTTTAATGTTTATCGTTCATTGCGAAGTATTAACCCATCACCTTACTTGTTTTATTTCGACTATGGTAATTTTAAAATTTTTGGAAGCTCGCCAGAAGCACAATTAGTAGTTAATAAAGGTCGTGCAGAAATCCATCCAATTGCAGGTACTTTTAAACGTACAGGTAACGATGAAAAGGATACGGAATTAGCAAAACAATTAGCTGCAGATGAAAAGGAAAATGCAGAACATGTTATGCTAGTTGACTTGGCAAGAAACGACCTAAGCAGACATGGAAGCCAAGTTAAAGTAGTAACGTATAGAGAAGCTCAGTTTTTTTCTCACGTTATTCATTTAGTAAGTAAAGTCACTGGAAAAGTGTATAAAGATGTTCCAACCATGCAAGTAGTAGCAGATACCTTTCCTGCAGGAACTTTAAGTGGTGCACCAAAGCACAGAGCCATGCAACTTATAGAAAAATACGAAAAAACAAGTCGTACTTTTTATGGAGGCGCAATAGGTTTTATGGATTTTGAAGGTAATTATAATCATGCTATTATGATTAGAACTTTTATGAGTAAAAACCATAAACTACATTGGCAAGCAGGAGCTGGATTAGTATCAAAATCTGACCCAGAGGACGAATTACAAGAAGTCTACAATAAACTAGGCGCTTTGACAAAAGCTATTGAGTTAGCAAAGAATATTTAA
- a CDS encoding aminodeoxychorismate/anthranilate synthase component II — MKVLVIDNYDSFTYNLVHYLEDLDCEVTVKRNDKLTLDDVEAFDKIVLSPGPGIPDEAGLLKAIIKQYAPTKSILGVCLGQQAIGEVFGGTLINLEDVYHGVATTVTTSVDDEILFKGLDKTFEVGRYHSWVVNANLPDVLEATSFDENGQVMSLRHKIYDVKGVQYHPESVLTPNGKQILENWVNS, encoded by the coding sequence ATGAAAGTATTAGTAATAGACAACTACGACAGTTTTACCTACAACCTAGTCCATTATTTAGAAGATTTAGATTGTGAGGTTACTGTAAAACGAAACGACAAACTCACTTTAGACGATGTTGAGGCTTTTGATAAAATAGTATTATCACCAGGACCAGGAATACCTGACGAGGCAGGATTGCTAAAAGCTATTATAAAGCAATATGCGCCTACTAAAAGTATTTTAGGAGTGTGTTTAGGACAGCAAGCTATAGGTGAAGTTTTTGGAGGTACATTAATAAATTTAGAGGACGTCTACCATGGAGTAGCAACCACAGTTACGACCAGTGTAGATGACGAGATTTTATTTAAAGGATTAGATAAAACCTTTGAAGTTGGACGATACCACTCATGGGTCGTCAATGCAAATTTACCAGACGTCTTAGAAGCCACATCGTTTGATGAAAACGGTCAAGTCATGTCATTAAGACATAAAATATATGACGTTAAAGGCGTACAATACCATCCAGAGAGTGTTTTAACACCAAATGGAAAACAAATATTAGAAAATTGGGTGAACAGTTAG
- the trpD gene encoding anthranilate phosphoribosyltransferase translates to MKHILNRLINQESITSEEAKNVLVNISAGQYNQSQIASFLTVYMMRSITLEELQGFRDALLELCIPIDLSDFNAIDLCGTGGDGKDTFNISTLASFVTAGAGVKVAKHGNYGVSSASGSSNVMEALGIHFSNKSDFLKYAIDQAGICVLHAPLFHPAMKNVAPIRKELGVKTFFNMLGPMVNPAFPKNQMVGVFNLELQRIYGYLYQNTDKNYSIVHALDGYDEISLTGNTKIISNTTETMLSPSDLGVEQIEQSDIFGGHSVKAAAKIFKNIINGKGTEAQNNVVCANAGLAIATVNQISHQDGFELAKESLESGKAKASLERLIELSK, encoded by the coding sequence ATGAAACACATACTAAACCGATTAATAAACCAAGAAAGCATCACCAGCGAAGAAGCAAAAAACGTGTTGGTTAATATTTCCGCAGGACAATATAACCAAAGCCAAATCGCTTCATTTTTAACCGTTTATATGATGCGAAGCATCACTCTGGAAGAGCTTCAAGGCTTTAGAGATGCACTTTTAGAATTGTGTATTCCAATAGATTTGTCAGATTTTAATGCTATTGATTTATGCGGAACTGGTGGAGATGGAAAAGACACCTTTAATATTTCCACATTAGCCTCTTTTGTAACTGCAGGTGCAGGAGTAAAAGTAGCAAAACATGGTAATTACGGAGTCTCTTCTGCATCAGGATCTTCAAATGTTATGGAAGCGTTAGGGATTCATTTCTCAAATAAATCAGATTTTTTAAAATATGCTATTGATCAAGCTGGCATTTGTGTGTTACACGCGCCTTTATTTCATCCAGCGATGAAAAATGTGGCTCCAATTCGTAAAGAATTAGGTGTGAAAACCTTTTTTAACATGTTAGGACCAATGGTAAATCCAGCGTTCCCAAAAAACCAAATGGTTGGTGTTTTCAATTTAGAATTACAACGTATCTATGGGTATCTTTATCAAAATACTGATAAAAATTATAGCATTGTTCACGCGCTTGATGGTTATGATGAAATTTCATTAACAGGGAACACCAAAATTATATCTAATACAACCGAAACGATGTTAAGTCCATCAGATTTAGGTGTAGAACAAATAGAACAGTCAGATATTTTTGGAGGACACTCAGTAAAAGCTGCTGCCAAAATATTCAAAAACATAATTAATGGAAAAGGAACAGAAGCGCAAAACAATGTGGTTTGTGCCAATGCAGGATTAGCAATTGCAACAGTCAATCAAATCTCTCATCAAGACGGATTTGAATTGGCAAAAGAGAGTTTAGAAAGCGGAAAAGCTAAAGCTAGCTTAGAACGATTAATAGAATTGAGTAAATAA